The region ATCTGTTTTACTTTCTTCTCTTAAAGCTGGTGAAGAAGGGACCTTTACTGGTGTTACAGATCATTCTCCGGTTTTTCTGAATTATTTGGATAAAAATGCGATTTCATTAGGTAACAGCATTAAAGTAACATCTATTGAAGAATACGATCAGACTTATACGCTGCAGTTGACGGGCAAAAAAGAGGTTACAGTAAGTTTTAAAGTAGTCAATAGCCTACTGGTGAGCAGATAAGACACCGAAATGTCAATATTTATCAACAACAAGATTTGTTCGATTGAATTGGAGGGCAAGCTACTGTGCCATAGCTGCAAAATACACAACAATCACCCTGCTTTGGCCTTAGCATTGTTTCGCAATTTGTACACTTATAGAAATATTGACAAGCATCTGTGGGCATAGTTTCGTCTTTCTGAAAACCGCATTCGGGGCAAGTGATCGTAGATTGTAGTGTTAATGTCTTTTCCATTCTTTATTAGTTTTTGTCGCAACATGATATGGCTTTCACTTTGTAACCTGTTTTCTTGATAGCGGCTTCTATTGCCTTTACATCAACTTTAGATTTGTTGAAAGTGACCAAACTGCTTCGTGTTACATAAGAGGTTTTATAAGCCAATACGCCGTTTACTTTAGACAGTTCATTGTTTACATGCTCCTCGCAAGCCTCGCAGGTCATACCTTGTATAGTAAATTTTATCTGTTGCTTGTTATCAACCACTGCAAATGCTGTTGTTTCTGCTTTCAGTTTTGGATAAAACATCTTTGCATAAAGTGGGAAAGTCATCATCAATGCAGCAAAAACAGTTATTATTCCCAAAAACGTTTTGGATTGAAAGAATGAAGTCTTCTTTGTCGTTTCGCAATTACAATCCATGTCATTTGTTTTAGCTGGTTTTAGTTTCAAATACCATGCAAAGGCTAATACGGCAACAGACAATCCTATCAAATAAGGTCTTGCCGGTTCTATCCATGAAAAGTTAGCGGCAATGCTGCTGCTACCGGCAAGCAATGCAATAACAGGGGTTATACAACAAAGCGAAGCTGCAATAGCAGTAAGAACACCTGCGCCGGTAAATGTGCCTGAAGATTTTATACTTATCATACTGTTTCCAGTTTTTGAGTTTGTACATTAATATGTTTGAAGAAAGGCTTCAATATCTTCAAATTTTCCTGTGTAAGGGAATAATAAATTGTTTGCCTGTCTTTCCTGGTTTCAACAATATGTCCATCTTTTAATTTCCGTAAATGCTGCGATACGGCGGGAATACTCATGCCTAAAATATCAGAAAGGTCGCAGGGACACAATTCTTTTTCTTCTTCCAGTAAATAGATAATCTTCAACCTTACTTCGTTACCTGCCAAGGCCAATATAGTAGACAGGCTTGCAAAGGGTTTATGTGCAGTTTTCAGCTTGCTTTTGCAATTCTTTATTTGCTCTTGGTCTGCAAACAACCGGATACAAGTATTATTATCCATGCGTCAAAGATAGGAAAATAATTATTTAAGCAAATACTTAAATAATATAACCCTTATACTATTCTCTTTTAAAACTTCATTCTTTGTATTCTTACCGCATTTAATATTGCCAGCATAGCTACTCCCACATCCGCAAATACAGCTTCCCACATTGTTGCAAGCCCACCGGCACCAAGAATCAATACAATCACTTTAACAGCAAAGGCCAATGCTATATTCTGCCAGACAATTTTAGTTGTTGTTTTACCAATTTGTATAGCAGTAGCTATTTTTGAAGGATGGTCAGTTTGAATGATAACATCGGCTGTTTCAATTGCTGCATCGCTGCCCAGGCCGCCCATTGCAATCCCTACATCACTTAAGGCAAGTACAGGTGCGTCATTAATACCATCGCCTACAAAAGCCACTACATTTATCTTATCCTTTTTAAGGGCTTCTACTTTTTGTACCTTATGTTCTGGTAGGAGGTCGCCATAGGCTTTGTCAATGCCCAAATACTTTGCAACTTTATCTACAACGGCTTGTTTATCTCCGCTAAGCATGGTTGTTTTTACATTCAGTTTGTGCAACGCATCTACTGCTTGTTTACTATCCTCTTTTATTTCGTCTGCAATAGTCAGGTAGCCTGCCAGCTTTCTGTCAATTGCCACAATTACAATTGTATCCACTATTGTTCTTAATCCATCATTTACCGGCACTTTCATCATATCCATCAACTTCACATTACCTGCCAGCATTTCCTTTCCATTCACTTCTCCTTTTAACCCGTGGCCACTTATTTCTTCCAATGCATCTACCTGAATACGACCAATACTATTTCCTGCATATTCAACAACAGCTTTTGCAACAGGATGGGTTGATTTCGCTTCCAGTGCAGCAGCAAGCGGTAACCATTCATCCTGGGGGATGTCATAACTCTCCACTTCCTGCACTTTAAAAACAGCTTTGGTAAGTGTTCCTGTTTTATCCATTACCACCTGGTTTATTTTGGTCATTAAATCCAGGTAGTTGGAGCCTTTGAATAAAATACCAGCCCGGGATGCGGCGCCAATACCTCCAAAATAACCTAATGGAATAGAAATCACCAATGCACAGGGGCAACTGATAACAAGAAAAATTAAAGCCCGGTAGAGCCATGTATTGAAAACATAATTATCAACAATAAAATAGGGTATTACTGTTATGCCAATAGCAAGAAACACAACAATAGGAGTGTATATTCTTGCAAACTTGCGGATGAATTGCTCTGTTTTTGCTTTTCTTGTTGTTGCATCTTGTACAAGTGTTAATATTCTTGCAAGCGAAGAATCATTAAAAAGCTTTGTCACTTTTAACTCCACTACTTTTTCCTGGTTAATCATTCCGGCCAGTACTGTTTCGCCTTTGGTAAAAGTGGACGGTTTACTTTCACCGGTTAATGCAGAAGTATTAAAGGAACTTCCTTCGCTCAACATTTCTCCATCCAGTGGAACTCGTTCACCAACTTTTATCTGAATGGTTTCGCCAACTTTTACACTTTCTGGCGGGAGATTAACGTAAGTGCCATTTCTTAACACATCGGCGCTGTCCGGTCTTACATCCAGCAATGCTTTAATGCTTCTCTTAGCTCGGTTTACAGCAGCATCCTGGAATAATTCTCCCACTGCGTAGAAAAGCATTACCGCAACACCTTCGGGATATTCGCCAATGTAAAAAGCCCCGATGGTGGCGACACTCATCAAAAAGAATTCTGTAAATACATCACCCTTTACAGCAGTTTTTATTCCTTTAATTACTACTGGCAATCCTACCGGAATGTATGCTACCACATACCAAATAAAACGAACCCAGCCTGTAAACCACGCAGGTGTTGGCTTAATCCAGTTGTCCAATGTAATACCGCCTATCAGAAAAATAAAACTTGCGATAGCAGGTAGCCAAGGCTTAATGCCACTGCCTTCTTCGTCACCGTGGTTGTGGCCATCATCTTTACCGTGAAGCGATACCACTTTTGCTTCATTCAATTTTCCATCCAGGTCGCAGCAGGCTTCCTGCTCTGCAATTTTTGTTTCATCATGTTTATATGCCATAAAAACTTATTTAATGTAAAAAAAAGTAATGATGCCTACTATAATTAATACCATTCCGGTAATTCGTTTTTCGTTGTGCTCAATAAATTGTGAGTTCATCATCTGCACTCCTTTAAATGCAAGCATTACAAGACTAATGATTCCAGTAATGCTGATTA is a window of Chitinophagales bacterium DNA encoding:
- a CDS encoding winged helix-turn-helix transcriptional regulator encodes the protein MDNNTCIRLFADQEQIKNCKSKLKTAHKPFASLSTILALAGNEVRLKIIYLLEEEKELCPCDLSDILGMSIPAVSQHLRKLKDGHIVETRKDRQTIYYSLTQENLKILKPFFKHINVQTQKLETV
- the merTP gene encoding mercuric transport protein MerTP — its product is MISIKSSGTFTGAGVLTAIAASLCCITPVIALLAGSSSIAANFSWIEPARPYLIGLSVAVLAFAWYLKLKPAKTNDMDCNCETTKKTSFFQSKTFLGIITVFAALMMTFPLYAKMFYPKLKAETTAFAVVDNKQQIKFTIQGMTCEACEEHVNNELSKVNGVLAYKTSYVTRSSLVTFNKSKVDVKAIEAAIKKTGYKVKAISCCDKN
- the cadA gene encoding cadmium-translocating P-type ATPase; translation: MAYKHDETKIAEQEACCDLDGKLNEAKVVSLHGKDDGHNHGDEEGSGIKPWLPAIASFIFLIGGITLDNWIKPTPAWFTGWVRFIWYVVAYIPVGLPVVIKGIKTAVKGDVFTEFFLMSVATIGAFYIGEYPEGVAVMLFYAVGELFQDAAVNRAKRSIKALLDVRPDSADVLRNGTYVNLPPESVKVGETIQIKVGERVPLDGEMLSEGSSFNTSALTGESKPSTFTKGETVLAGMINQEKVVELKVTKLFNDSSLARILTLVQDATTRKAKTEQFIRKFARIYTPIVVFLAIGITVIPYFIVDNYVFNTWLYRALIFLVISCPCALVISIPLGYFGGIGAASRAGILFKGSNYLDLMTKINQVVMDKTGTLTKAVFKVQEVESYDIPQDEWLPLAAALEAKSTHPVAKAVVEYAGNSIGRIQVDALEEISGHGLKGEVNGKEMLAGNVKLMDMMKVPVNDGLRTIVDTIVIVAIDRKLAGYLTIADEIKEDSKQAVDALHKLNVKTTMLSGDKQAVVDKVAKYLGIDKAYGDLLPEHKVQKVEALKKDKINVVAFVGDGINDAPVLALSDVGIAMGGLGSDAAIETADVIIQTDHPSKIATAIQIGKTTTKIVWQNIALAFAVKVIVLILGAGGLATMWEAVFADVGVAMLAILNAVRIQRMKF